The Thermomonospora amylolytica sequence CGCAGGGAGACGGTGCCCACGATGGCGCCGGTGCGGTCGGCGTGGATGTGGTCGAGTTCCAGGCGGGAGACCTCGGGCAGGTCGTCGGCCAGGCGGGAGACGCGCAGCAGGAGGTGTTCCAGGGCGGCGACGTCCACCGGCTCGGTGCCGTGGTGGCCGAACAGCAGGGGGGCGGTGCGGATGGCGCGTACCAGGTCGGCGGCCTCCACGTCGGTGAGGGGGGCCAGCCGGTAGGCGCGGTCGTCCAGCAGCGCGGCGGTCACGTCCGACAGGCCGAACGACACCACCGCGCCGAACGACGGGTCCTCCATCGTGACGATGCGGGTGGCCACACCCCTGCCGTCGGCGCCGCCGACCGTGATGCCGTAGCAGGCCAGCAGGTCGGCGGCCTGGTCCGCGGTCGCGGTGATCGGGCCCTCGGCGTCGTCGAGGAGGCGTTCGACCAGCGTGCGGGCGCGGTCGCGGTCCACGCCCTCGACCTCGGGGAGGCGGCCCTGGGGGCGCTGCCGCCACAGGGCGTACCGGGTGACGTACGCCAGCGCGCGGACGGCGTCCTCGGGGGCGGGGTAGGACGGCACGGACCCGGCGGCGGGCATGCCGTCGGGGGCGGGAACCCGCAGTTCGGTGGGCATGCCCTTGGCGCCCAGGTAGGTCGCCAGGACCGGCTTGCCGGACTGCCGGGCCAGCCGGGAGATCACCGCCGGCACGTCCGGGTCGATCTCTCCGATGGTGGGCGGCGCGAACAGGGCGAACACCGCGTCGACCGAGTCATCGGCCAGGGCGTCCGACAGCGCCTTCTCATAGTCGGCGGCGCGGGCGCGGGGCCCCAGGTCGACCGGGTCGCGCGGGGCCAGGCCGAGCGCCACGGCGGCGTCCTGCGCGAGCAGCCCCAGCGAGTCGGAGTTGTCGATGATCGCCAGCCGGTCCCCCGCCGGCAGCGGCTGGTAGGCCAGCAGCTGGGCGACGTCGAACAGCTCGTCCAGGTCGTCCACCCGGATCACGCCGGCCTGCGCGAACAGCGCGCTGACCGCGTGGTCGGGCAGGCTGAGCGCCCGTGCGGCGTGCCCCAGCGGAACGCCCTGGGTGCTGCGGCCGGACTTGACCGCGACGATCGGCTTGGCCCGGCAGATCCGCCGCGCCAGCCGGGTGAACTTGCGGGGGTTGCCGATCGACTCCAGGTAGAGCAGGATCCCGCCGGTCGCGGGGTCCTCCTCCCAGTACTGCATGAGGTCGTTGCCGGACACGTCGGCCCGGTTGCCCGCGGACACGAACGTGGACAGGCCCAGCCCGCGTTCGGCCGCCGACTGCAGGATCGCGATGCCCAGCGCGCCCGACTGGGAGAAGAAGCCCAGCGGCCCGCGCCCCGGCATGGTCGGCGCGAGGGTGGCGTTCAGCCGGACGGACGGGTCGGTGTTGGCGATGCCCAGGCAGTTGGGGCCGACGACGCGCATCCCGTGGGCGCGGGCCAGGCGCACGAGCTCCTGCTGGCGGGCGCGCCCCTCGGC is a genomic window containing:
- a CDS encoding bifunctional acetate--CoA ligase family protein/GNAT family N-acetyltransferase, coding for MSDAYPDHWEADVVLADGGTAHIRPIRGSDADLLRAFYARLSPESIYYRFFSPRPRLSDREVEHFTNVDHDDRVALIVTIGDAMVAVVRYDKIADEPGTAEVAFLVEDAHQGRGLGSVLLEHVAAAARERKVRRFVAHVLPDNRRMTKVFRDAGYRARQRFEDGIIQLVLDLEPTETSLEVMAAREHRAESRSIQRLLFPRSVAVVGASREAHSVGQTVLRNLLTGDFTGPVYPVHPTANAVAGVRAYTTVLDVPDEVDLAVVAVRAEAVHEVVEQCAGKGVHGLVVVSSGFGETGAEGRARQQELVRLARAHGMRVVGPNCLGIANTDPSVRLNATLAPTMPGRGPLGFFSQSGALGIAILQSAAERGLGLSTFVSAGNRADVSGNDLMQYWEEDPATGGILLYLESIGNPRKFTRLARRICRAKPIVAVKSGRSTQGVPLGHAARALSLPDHAVSALFAQAGVIRVDDLDELFDVAQLLAYQPLPAGDRLAIIDNSDSLGLLAQDAAVALGLAPRDPVDLGPRARAADYEKALSDALADDSVDAVFALFAPPTIGEIDPDVPAVISRLARQSGKPVLATYLGAKGMPTELRVPAPDGMPAAGSVPSYPAPEDAVRALAYVTRYALWRQRPQGRLPEVEGVDRDRARTLVERLLDDAEGPITATADQAADLLACYGITVGGADGRGVATRIVTMEDPSFGAVVSFGLSDVTAALLDDRAYRLAPLTDVEAADLVRAIRTAPLLFGHHGTEPVDVAALEHLLLRVSRLADDLPEVSRLELDHIHADRTGAIVGTVSLRLARPVGPRPELGPRRLPTPPTTR